In Bacillus rossius redtenbacheri isolate Brsri chromosome 11, Brsri_v3, whole genome shotgun sequence, the DNA window aaataaatagataaaaactGAAGGATCAAACCTTTATAATGTCTGCTTTTTACAGAGAAAACAATGCTACAGTGGTTACAATAAAAACATGTTACCACTGAACTATGCAGTTTCTTgtgcaaaaggaaaaaaaaaaataaaaggaatgtATACAAATTCAACAGATACTGTACCGTAATTAACTGAATCTAAGACACCATTGATTATTACATGCATCCCTCGTTTGACCCATAGTTTCTCTAAAAGAAAAGTTTCACTCCTCAAATATAGTATACCTATACTTCAAATAAGGTaacatatttacttatttaatgtgaatattaatACTGGTGCACAAAAAAATCATGAGCCCCACAGCATTGCATAGCAGGTTTTGTACACATGCTGTGCTGTTTGGTCTTGCATTTAATGGGCTGCTTTAACCTTGCTTAAGGAGAGGCTGTTCTTTAACATGAGAAGTGCTCACTCAATGTCTTTTTGAAATACAAGCGCCTGCAAATGTTGTTTCTGTAAACAATTCTCTTTTGTTACTTATTAAACATGTTAATGTATTTGCCTGCAAATGTAGGACGTCAGCAAAATTGTAAGCTTTAGCCATTTTGAATCATAAAAACTCAATAAATACAtgcaaataaaaatgaaacaaattcaGTGAATGTAAGATGCCATCAACTATAAAGAtctaaacacaaaaattaacaacATAAAAAGTGCATCAAAGAATTGAGTTGAttggttatttaaaatttattgtttccaCACATGCTCCCACAATTTACTGTTCGATTAAAGTACTTACAGAAAGCAAGTCCTGCAAATTGTGGTGGTACACAATGACACGTTTTTTCAACAGCATTGCTGTGTAAACAAGAATGGACTCCAAGCCAAATGTCTGTACAAGTTCTGCAAGCAGACATAAAGGGCTCAGAAATTGCTTTTGAATTATATGAAACCACAGCAACATCTATTATAATTATACAATGTTATCTGGAAGACCCTGTCTTCTCTCTTATTATTCCCAAAATATTTGCAAATGCAAGTATAAAAAGAAAACAGAGAGCAATGTCACTGAGAGGAACCACTTGTCTACAGCAGTGATCCTCAAATTCGTGCCAGGGCACACTAGTTCACCCAGAAGATTTCCAGGTTCGCCTTGTGGTATTCAAGAGATACCtacatatgtaaacatttaaaaataatatatttactctATCATACCATTTTATTACAGATATGCCGTACTCAAggttaaaatatcaaaaaacttgtgaatttattaaaaaatattgagcaaaaaCACAAAATCATGGAAGCACAATATTTTTAACGCTGTGTTTATCAGAACATTTTCAGGGTTATGTACAAGCAAAACGGTCGGTGGGCCATCACCTTTCAGTTTTGTGACCCCCGCGGCAGCGTCGCGGTTGTCGAAGTCCCCGGCCAGGAACGTGCCGTTCTCCTCGGTGGTGCACGACCCCTGGGTGACCACCGACAGGTACAGCCGCAGCATGGCCGCAGGGGTGCCACTCTTGCAGTACGTCTTGCTCAAGATGCGGCACAGAGTTTCGTACTTCTCTGGGCTCAGGTCTTTAGTCCACAGCACCAGAGCAAACTGACGAACCTACGGAAAATACGTAATACATACTACACGCTATATGAGGATCATCAAAACACGTACTTAgcggttatgaaaaaaaaataactttaaacaacTAGACCTATGCATCAATGGAGGTATAAAAtgatgttgactaaattgtgtcACAGAAAGATATCACGTATAACTTACACTAGAACAACTTGgcgtttgtatttatatttttccgATTTATATGGACAGCAATGTCGTATATTTTCTAGCATACAATGGATAGCCCAATAGTAtgcaaatattaaaatacgtaacttcagtataaattaatatatatttatatataaaaaaagcagaataccactcactgactcatcCCCAATTCCCTGGAACTTGAAATTCAGCAGGTATGTTTCTTACAGGTATGTTACTCAAGCACCCACTAAAAATGAAGGGTAAACTGGGTGAATCAGGGAATTTTGAACACAatccattttaatttatatatttaacgaGCAGAGCGAGTGTTCCATCTGTAGACTTATGGAGCGAAGCAAGGGCACTTCAGCTAGTTAGTATAAGTTTAATATACATAGTGAAGTAGTTGTGGATATTCTAAATCACAGCTACCACTTACTCTAGAACTCTTGCACCGAGTCTCTACACACAACTTAGGTTGGTCTGCCTAACAAAAATAGTATATACTGATTAGCATCCGTTTATAACTTACCCAAGGACATGGTCATACACAGGGGAATTTTGCACAATAAAGAATTATGAGAAGACatctggaaaaattttttttttgtaaaagccatgcatgaaaaaaaaaaaaaaagatgtgatGCAGGCATCCTACCCTCGGCAAGTTGTCAGAATCAAACACCTCCGTGCAGCTGATGTAATACCAAGCCTTGCTGAAACGGCCGTACACAAACGGTTGGGGGGCAGAGTCGAGCCCGCACTTGCGCAGGATCAGCGATCGCTGGACCGGAGTCACGGAGGGGTACGTCCACGTCCAGAGGACATCGCCGTTGGTGTCTCTCTCTGTAACACACGCCCCCATTATTCGCTCTGTGGGAAATGCTTGTGACAGTCATATATACATAGTCAGATATAAACAAGAATTACACCATAAGAATcggctaagaaaaaaaaatttttcttccccTACACACAACCTTCTAATCCCACATTCATCAGGTTCGAACGAAAACAAAAGAGTAGTAGAGTGCTTCTGGGTTTGACAAGGTAGTGGCACAGCAAGGGCATGAAGAGCACAGATGTCACAGTGCGCGAGTTGTCTGTGATGCCTCGTTCCTTACTGGGGCGTCAGGAAGGTCCAACATGTCTGCAGCCGGGAGGCGAGCACGGAATCGATGGTCCTGGCCGTTGCAAGCACTCGCTGCGACCTCCCACCGGGCGGTAGCGAGTGCCCCATGGCTGTATCACCATACCTGGCAGGCCATTTGATCGGCACCGGCTGATAATGTAGGTCCCCGCCCCAGGTCTTAGGGTCTGCATGTCACAACGGGCGAGATACTGGGTAGGTGAACGACAGTACACAGAGAATGGTGATGCAAGgtctataaaataaaatgtgtgcgtggagtccataTAACACAGAAGTGAAAtatcttgcttattaggtatagatagagataaattattagtatttttttattgaacaagtgataataattgagaataagTAAGGATGCGGTAATGATCTCCAATGAAAAAATTCCTTTTTCTGAATCCTGTACTCTCTCATCCATTCACTGGCACTTTAGACGCCTTTATTCCCACactgcctttgataatacctcttatctgcttctgcctttttattatttttaggcatgatgttaaatcacgatctccacctgaataaaatgaaataacaaaaaaacactcCAACTGAACAAAAATTACACTTAAATTAAGTCTTATCTCACAAGCCTTTAAGTCCTATTGAGATTTCAAATCACAGatttcacataccaaaaataaattacacttataaagctaacttCTTAAgtctatatgtatttttttacattttcagtcaCACTACGCCAGGcacgtaggaagcaaatatttaatgggggggcaaaggagagtatcattataagtggtggatttaacaaaggggttgtccgggggctctcccccggtagaaaaatAATTGTCTAAGGAGCAaagtggtgctatttaagcatctttcgtacataaaaatagaatgtactaacTACTAGCAGaaatgttaacttttttataacaaatttacttaaggctcggtatcacaaaacagtgttcacttatcagttttcgcctcgtagaattcattttaaaggcaatttgttgaattttaccactgcacagagtacataaatcacaagcaccttcaaatttagtccccagatatcatcaagttatctagagctgtagaaaaggcaaagatgtatttataattaaaaatatgtttggctAATTTcatcataattacatgacggtggttgaagattaatatttgtagtgtgagataatatattttgccaactatctatagctatagttacattttcttaatatgtgctaacaaacaactgcaataatcaaaacaagctataatcaaatatttaagtaaggctgagccttgagtaaacaatttaacaaagacgtcattatcccactcattgcccactcttaagtaaattcatttgaatatcaggaaaggagaactcttaatgttacacacctttaattaaatattcttagatgatgTCAATATTCAGAATTTATTGACACAAGCATATGGtgtacctagtgtccactgaatatGAATTTGAAACGTGACAGAAAAACTGCTTTACCATTTataaatctgaaaatctaaatatcttatgataagttatatgacaaaataacacattcaaattgataaagtcaaatcacaatataacaaaactcggaatagtgagccgttcgacatattact includes these proteins:
- the LOC134536953 gene encoding putative DENN domain-containing protein 10 B: MMAALTDLISCNIIERDTNGDVLWTWTYPSVTPVQRSLILRKCGLDSAPQPFVYGRFSKAWYYISCTEVFDSDNLPRVRQFALVLWTKDLSPEKYETLCRILSKTYCKSGTPAAMLRLYLSVVTQGSCTTEENGTFLAGDFDNRDAAAGVTKLKELVQTFGLESILVYTAMLLKKRVIVYHHNLQDLLSWIRTFPALMWHRRGSDYLFPWST